The window GAAATCCATCATGGGACTGGATATGTCATATGAAATAGCCTTTATAGCCCTTATCGGCGGCAGAAGCACAATTCTTGGCCCTGTGCTCGGAGCGTTTCTGCTTCGTCCCGTTGGCGAGCTTACCAGAATATATCTGGGCGACACACTGCCCGGTCTTCACCTTATCATCTTCGGTCTGGTGCTTATCATCGTAATGCGCTATCAGCCCCGTGGTCTTGTGGAGCCTGTTTCCAAGTGGCTCAAGGCTCTTTTCGACCGCATTGAGAACAGAGGGAGGGCATAAGCATGGCACTTTTGGAAGTTAAAAACGTAACAAAACAGTTCGGCGGCCTGACAGCCGTGAACAGTGTGGACATGGAAGTGCACGAAGGCCAGATAGTCGGTATCATCGGCCCCAACGGTGCTGGAAAAACCACCCTGTTCAGCTGTATTGCGGGTTCACACGTTCCCACAAAGGGCAGCATAAAATTCAACGGAACAGAAATAGCGGGCAAAAAGCCCTATGATATATGCAAACTGGGCGTAACCAGAACCTTTCAGGTGGTAAAACCCTTTGCAAACAAGACGGTGCTCTATAACACCACAGTGGGTGCATTTGCGAAGACCAACCTGCTGGACAAAGCCGAAGAGAAGGCTATGGAGGTTCTTAAGCTCATCGACCTTTATGACAAGAAGGATATTCCGGCGAAAAACCTTACCCTGCCCGAGCGCAAGAGGCTGGAACTGGCCAGAGCACTGGCCACGGAGCCAAAACTTCTGCTTCTTGACGAGGTTATGGCGG of the Seleniivibrio woodruffii genome contains:
- a CDS encoding ABC transporter ATP-binding protein yields the protein MALLEVKNVTKQFGGLTAVNSVDMEVHEGQIVGIIGPNGAGKTTLFSCIAGSHVPTKGSIKFNGTEIAGKKPYDICKLGVTRTFQVVKPFANKTVLYNTTVGAFAKTNLLDKAEEKAMEVLKLIDLYDKKDIPAKNLTLPERKRLELARALATEPKLLLLDEVMAGLRPSEVSEMLPVIRKINSVGVSIIIVEHIMQAIMNLSEKVYVINFGKKIAEGDPHKVVAEEEVIKAYLGDEYVANSH